In Bartonella bovis 91-4, the following proteins share a genomic window:
- the tkt gene encoding transketolase has translation MTNTEQQNQMANAIRFLAIDAIEKAQSGHPGLPMGAADIATVLYTKFLVHDPKNPRWPNRDRFVLSAGHGSMLLYALMYLSGYEDISLEDIRNFRQMGSKIAGHPEYGHAAGVETTTGPLGQGLANAVGMALGERLLNARFCDLINHYTYVLVGDGCLMEGIAQEAISLAGHLKLNKLIVFWDDNDISIDGAISLTDSTDQVARFKACGWNTIKVNGHNQSALARAIETAQISDKPTLIACKTIIGFGAPRKGGTNKVHGSPLGAEEIAATRKALGWAQEPFVVPADILDSWRLAGLNAAKERTKWEEKLSALPVLKRVEFERLMRGDLVSSFESVLDEYKKQLVLDCPHVATRKASEMALEVINGVVVETIGGSADLTGSNCTKTSQMKSITADDFSGRYLHYGIREHAMGAVMNGLALYGGFIPYGGTFLCFSDYMRPAMRLSSLMGLRVIYVMTHDSIGLGEDGPTHQPVEHLAALRALPNHFVFRPADAMETVECWQLALKACKTPSTLALSRQNLPFLRRDYKEDNLCMLGAYELLMASDTAQVTLFASGSEVEIVVKAHAILEEKGIPTRVVSVPCFELFFEQSASYQKALIGDAPLKIAVEAAIRQGWDYFIGSDGVFIGMEGFGASAPIDDLYMHFGITCENVVTVVEEKLKQINEGKIK, from the coding sequence ATGACAAATACTGAACAACAAAATCAAATGGCCAATGCTATTCGCTTTCTTGCTATTGATGCGATTGAAAAAGCACAATCTGGACACCCTGGCTTACCAATGGGGGCGGCTGATATTGCTACAGTTCTTTACACAAAATTTTTAGTTCATGATCCCAAAAATCCTCGTTGGCCCAACCGTGATCGCTTTGTTTTGTCAGCTGGGCATGGGTCAATGTTGCTTTATGCTTTAATGTATCTTTCAGGCTATGAAGATATCTCACTTGAGGATATCCGAAATTTTCGTCAAATGGGTTCTAAGATTGCTGGGCATCCAGAATATGGCCATGCTGCAGGAGTTGAAACAACCACCGGACCACTTGGACAAGGGTTGGCCAATGCTGTGGGAATGGCATTGGGTGAGCGTTTGTTGAATGCGCGTTTTTGTGATTTGATTAACCATTATACTTATGTGCTTGTGGGCGATGGGTGTTTAATGGAAGGTATAGCTCAAGAAGCAATTTCGCTTGCTGGTCATTTAAAACTAAATAAGCTGATTGTATTTTGGGATGATAATGATATATCAATTGATGGGGCTATTTCTCTTACAGATAGTACAGACCAAGTGGCGCGTTTTAAAGCGTGTGGTTGGAATACAATTAAGGTCAATGGGCATAATCAAAGTGCATTGGCACGCGCCATTGAAACGGCACAAATTTCTGACAAACCAACTTTAATTGCGTGTAAGACAATTATTGGTTTTGGGGCACCTCGTAAGGGGGGGACCAATAAGGTTCATGGGTCGCCCTTAGGGGCAGAAGAAATTGCTGCAACCCGTAAAGCTTTAGGTTGGGCACAAGAGCCTTTTGTTGTTCCTGCTGATATTCTTGATAGCTGGCGTTTGGCAGGTCTTAATGCTGCAAAGGAGCGAACAAAATGGGAGGAAAAGCTTTCTGCTTTACCTGTATTAAAACGGGTTGAATTTGAGCGATTGATGCGTGGCGATCTTGTGAGTAGCTTTGAGAGTGTGCTTGATGAATATAAAAAACAATTGGTTCTAGATTGCCCCCATGTTGCAACGCGTAAAGCTTCTGAAATGGCTCTTGAAGTCATTAATGGAGTGGTTGTTGAAACCATTGGTGGTTCTGCCGATTTAACTGGTTCTAACTGTACAAAAACCAGCCAAATGAAAAGCATTACTGCTGATGATTTTTCAGGCCGTTATTTACATTATGGTATTCGTGAGCATGCAATGGGTGCAGTGATGAATGGCCTTGCTCTTTATGGAGGGTTCATTCCTTATGGTGGGACTTTTTTATGTTTTTCTGACTATATGCGCCCTGCTATGCGCTTGTCTTCCTTAATGGGTTTGCGGGTGATTTATGTGATGACCCATGATTCCATTGGTCTTGGAGAGGATGGTCCTACTCATCAACCGGTAGAGCATTTGGCTGCTTTGCGCGCACTTCCTAATCATTTTGTTTTCAGACCTGCTGATGCTATGGAAACAGTGGAATGTTGGCAATTGGCTTTGAAAGCGTGCAAAACGCCTTCTACTTTGGCTTTGAGCAGACAGAATTTACCATTTTTGCGCCGAGATTATAAAGAAGACAATTTATGTATGCTTGGTGCTTATGAATTATTGATGGCAAGTGATACGGCTCAAGTTACCCTTTTTGCTTCAGGATCAGAAGTGGAAATTGTTGTAAAAGCGCATGCTATTTTAGAAGAAAAGGGTATTCCAACGCGTGTGGTTTCGGTGCCTTGTTTTGAGTTGTTTTTTGAACAATCTGCTTCCTATCAGAAAGCTTTAATTGGCGATGCACCCCTTAAAATTGCCGTTGAGGCAGCCATTCGGCAAGGGTGGGATTACTTTATTGGCAGTGATGGTGTATTTATTGGTATGGAAGGATTTGGTGCAAGTGCACCGATAGATGATCTCTATATGCATTTTGGGATTACATGTGAAAATGTGGTCACTGTTGTTGAAGAAAAATTGAAACAAATCAATGAGGGAAAAATCAAATGA
- a CDS encoding DUF4164 domain-containing protein, giving the protein MNQETDILPQALKQLEKALRNLEAAITNRHTIIDKHNEWEAEIQQMNADRSRLAQELDKSEAHVERLEITNKEVSKRLIRAMETIRIVLDR; this is encoded by the coding sequence ATGAACCAAGAGACTGATATTCTGCCACAAGCTTTAAAGCAACTAGAAAAAGCACTCAGAAATTTAGAAGCCGCCATTACTAATCGTCACACTATTATCGATAAACACAATGAATGGGAAGCAGAAATTCAACAAATGAACGCTGATCGTAGCCGTCTTGCTCAAGAACTTGATAAATCAGAAGCACACGTAGAACGGCTAGAAATAACCAATAAAGAAGTTTCCAAACGATTGATTCGTGCTATGGAAACAATTCGTATCGTACTTGACAGGTAA
- a CDS encoding cell division protein ZapA: METVSVTIDGKIYRMACDKGQESHLQKLAAQLDQYITHLKNDFGEIGDHRLSVMAGIMIIDEMEEIKRENRKLQESCAALLQQNSERDKTLTKIVQETTEHIEMLTDQLLQDNETNPTLLK; this comes from the coding sequence ATGGAAACTGTTTCTGTCACTATTGATGGCAAAATTTATCGTATGGCTTGCGATAAAGGGCAAGAAAGCCACCTTCAGAAGCTTGCAGCCCAATTAGATCAATATATCACGCACCTGAAAAATGATTTTGGAGAAATCGGTGATCATCGCCTATCTGTTATGGCTGGCATTATGATTATCGATGAAATGGAAGAAATAAAAAGAGAAAACAGAAAGCTGCAAGAAAGCTGTGCAGCTCTTTTACAACAAAACTCTGAACGAGACAAAACCCTAACCAAAATTGTGCAAGAAACAACTGAGCACATTGAAATGCTGACCGATCAATTGCTGCAGGATAATGAAACCAACCCTACCCTTCTAAAATAA
- the pyk gene encoding pyruvate kinase has protein sequence MKRARKIKIIATLGPSSFSVSMIEKLFKAGADVFRINMSHTDHATMRDVVERIRAVEKAVCRPIGILADLQGPKLRIGRFANGKEDLIVGQSFTLDNKDVLGDARRVFLPHEEVLAAVRPGDHLLLDDGKLELLAEACDGASIKCRVIAGTHISDRKGINLPDTVLPCGMMTPKDHADLMVVLEQSVDWVALSFIQHPEDILSVRKLTQGKVSLMAKIEKPQALEHIEDIIDVSDSLMIARGDLGVEVPLEQVPSLQMKIIKACRLAGKPVVVATQMLESMITAPVPTRAEVSDVATAVYAGVDAVMLSAESASGLYPEEAVGMMDRIAKQVECDHTYATMVNAQRPKPEATGPDAISFAARQIAETLQLEAIVAYTASGATGVRTSRERPDRPIIALSPIVQTARRLALVWGLHCVVSEDAHDLDDMVYRAAAIAFQEGFCKTGDRFIVIAGVPFGTPGATNLLRIASYDSNSSKSV, from the coding sequence ATGAAACGTGCACGTAAGATTAAAATTATTGCCACTCTTGGTCCTTCTTCTTTTTCAGTATCAATGATTGAGAAGCTTTTTAAAGCTGGAGCGGATGTTTTTCGGATTAATATGAGCCATACAGATCATGCGACAATGCGTGATGTGGTTGAGCGTATACGAGCTGTTGAAAAGGCAGTTTGTCGGCCTATTGGCATTTTAGCGGATCTACAAGGGCCAAAATTACGAATCGGGCGTTTTGCAAATGGCAAAGAGGATTTGATTGTTGGGCAAAGTTTTACGTTAGATAATAAAGATGTGCTTGGTGATGCACGGCGTGTTTTTTTACCTCATGAGGAAGTTTTAGCAGCTGTTAGACCAGGTGATCATTTATTGCTCGATGATGGGAAGCTTGAACTTTTGGCTGAAGCTTGTGATGGTGCATCTATTAAATGCCGTGTGATTGCTGGAACACATATCTCTGATCGCAAAGGGATCAACCTTCCTGATACGGTTTTGCCTTGTGGGATGATGACACCAAAAGATCATGCTGATCTTATGGTTGTTTTGGAACAGTCGGTTGATTGGGTGGCACTTTCTTTTATTCAACATCCAGAAGATATTTTATCAGTTCGCAAGCTGACACAAGGCAAAGTATCCTTGATGGCTAAGATCGAAAAACCTCAGGCTTTAGAGCATATAGAAGATATTATTGATGTGTCTGATAGCCTTATGATTGCACGAGGAGACCTTGGGGTGGAAGTGCCTTTAGAACAAGTGCCATCTCTTCAGATGAAGATTATCAAAGCGTGCCGTCTGGCAGGAAAACCTGTGGTTGTTGCAACGCAAATGCTTGAATCAATGATTACAGCGCCTGTACCAACACGGGCAGAAGTTTCTGATGTGGCCACAGCTGTTTATGCTGGTGTTGATGCGGTGATGTTATCGGCAGAATCAGCTTCTGGTCTTTATCCTGAAGAGGCTGTGGGCATGATGGATCGTATTGCAAAGCAAGTTGAGTGTGATCACACCTATGCGACAATGGTTAATGCACAGCGCCCTAAACCAGAGGCAACAGGGCCAGATGCAATTTCTTTTGCAGCGCGTCAGATAGCTGAAACGCTTCAGTTAGAGGCTATAGTTGCCTATACTGCTTCAGGTGCAACAGGTGTGCGTACATCACGTGAACGCCCAGACAGACCCATTATTGCCTTATCACCGATTGTTCAAACAGCGCGGCGGTTAGCTTTGGTTTGGGGGCTTCATTGTGTGGTTAGTGAAGATGCGCATGATTTAGATGATATGGTGTACCGTGCGGCTGCAATCGCTTTTCAGGAAGGCTTTTGTAAGACGGGTGATCGGTTTATTGTGATTGCTGGGGTTCCCTTTGGAACGCCTGGTGCAACAAATTTATTGCGTATTGCTTCTTATGACTCAAATTCTTCAAAGAGTGTTTGA
- a CDS encoding DUF1036 domain-containing protein, with the protein MFYCRDRFCKIGLENVKKHEGLFQQTRQKKLKVFLLNVLILFLCTEYVRADFRVCNMTQKTVGIALGYRIPSDWMSEGWWVVPPTMCKTLIDGPLSSRFYYLYAEDAQKKGSWVGSVTMCVKDSKFVIEGVHDCFARGFQKATFEEIDTGDQTSWMVQLIDRPFLNNSVSKSPNTSEASP; encoded by the coding sequence ATGTTTTATTGTAGGGACCGTTTTTGTAAAATTGGGCTTGAAAATGTTAAAAAGCACGAAGGCCTGTTTCAACAGACAAGGCAGAAAAAATTGAAGGTTTTTTTGTTGAATGTTCTTATTTTGTTCTTATGTACAGAATATGTAAGAGCTGATTTTCGGGTTTGTAATATGACTCAAAAAACAGTAGGCATTGCCCTTGGTTATCGCATACCTTCAGACTGGATGAGTGAAGGTTGGTGGGTTGTTCCACCTACAATGTGTAAAACTTTGATTGATGGGCCTCTTTCATCGCGGTTTTATTATTTATATGCAGAAGATGCACAGAAAAAGGGCAGTTGGGTTGGTTCTGTGACGATGTGTGTGAAGGATAGCAAATTTGTTATTGAAGGTGTTCATGATTGTTTTGCTAGGGGGTTTCAAAAGGCTACATTTGAAGAAATTGATACAGGTGATCAAACAAGTTGGATGGTTCAGTTAATCGATAGGCCTTTTTTAAATAATTCAGTTTCGAAGTCTCCTAATACTTCAGAGGCCTCACCATGA
- a CDS encoding DUF2312 domain-containing protein: protein MSTLTDETQAISVNQLRAFIERIERLEEEKKAISDDIKDVYTELKGSGFDSKAVRHIIRLRKKEDHERSEEEAIIQLYKSALGMD, encoded by the coding sequence ATGAGCACTCTAACAGATGAAACACAAGCCATATCCGTCAATCAATTGCGCGCTTTTATCGAACGTATTGAACGATTAGAAGAAGAAAAAAAAGCAATCTCCGACGATATTAAAGACGTTTATACTGAACTTAAAGGATCTGGTTTTGACAGTAAAGCCGTGCGACACATTATACGACTGCGCAAAAAAGAAGATCATGAACGCAGTGAAGAAGAAGCCATCATTCAACTTTATAAAAGTGCACTTGGCATGGATTAA
- a CDS encoding ABC-F family ATP-binding cassette domain-containing protein: MGVPLLRLDRIVLTFGTTPLLNQACLSVGQGERIALVGRNGCGKSTLLKIAAGLLEPSEGEIFHHPHACVRYVSQNSGFSEGGDDVYTCVEAGLNDGYDVQWVQSLLRDLGFVGTEKLTTLSGGEKRRISLLQAIAAKPDVLLLDEPTNHLDVSTIEWLESVLCSLRSAIVVISHDRRFLETVAHSTIWLDRGVTRRVEKRFSAFENWRDKELEKEARDHHKLGRQIVREEQWVRYGVSARRKRNERRLSVLKEMRKLHKTYKGPAQRALFAISERQDSGQLVLEAKRISKFYGERVIVKDFSLRLQRGDKIGIVGPNGVGKTTLLSVLIGRELADGGVIKHGVNVTMALLDQQRILNEEETLAHYLTGGRGDSVLINGQQRHVVSYLKDCLFLPEQAYTPIKELSGGERARLMLARLLLQPANCLILDEPTNDLDMETLDLLQELIADFAGTVIVVSHDRDFLDRTVSHILAPEGNGRWIVYAGGYSDMMAQRKQTELLQRQEVHKPIARDRKKQTASSSKAVLRRLSYKQVYALEHLPEHITLLQNEIRNLEKELSDPSLYNCDQNRFECLSATLEEKKNLCMQKEEEWLDLELLREAIEKDNCLN; this comes from the coding sequence ATGGGTGTACCACTTTTACGACTTGATCGTATTGTCTTAACTTTTGGGACAACCCCTTTGCTCAATCAGGCTTGTTTGTCGGTTGGGCAAGGGGAGCGTATTGCACTTGTTGGCCGCAATGGGTGTGGAAAGTCAACGCTCTTAAAAATTGCAGCTGGCCTATTAGAACCAAGTGAGGGGGAGATTTTTCACCACCCTCACGCGTGTGTACGTTATGTGTCACAAAATTCTGGTTTTTCAGAAGGTGGAGATGACGTTTATACTTGTGTAGAGGCTGGTTTAAACGATGGATATGATGTTCAATGGGTGCAGAGCCTTCTTAGAGATCTTGGTTTTGTTGGGACTGAGAAATTAACAACGCTTTCTGGTGGAGAAAAGCGGCGCATATCCTTATTGCAAGCGATTGCAGCAAAACCTGATGTTCTTTTATTAGATGAGCCAACCAATCATCTTGATGTATCAACCATTGAGTGGCTTGAAAGTGTTTTGTGTTCTTTACGTTCAGCTATTGTCGTTATTTCGCATGATCGGCGTTTTTTAGAAACAGTGGCACATTCAACCATATGGCTTGATCGGGGTGTGACTAGAAGGGTTGAAAAGCGTTTTTCTGCATTTGAAAATTGGCGTGATAAAGAGCTAGAAAAAGAGGCTCGTGATCATCATAAATTGGGGCGTCAGATTGTTCGTGAGGAACAATGGGTACGTTACGGAGTGAGCGCACGGCGCAAGCGTAATGAGCGGCGTTTGAGTGTGTTAAAGGAGATGCGAAAGCTCCATAAAACCTATAAAGGGCCTGCACAACGTGCGCTTTTTGCAATATCTGAACGCCAAGATAGTGGTCAATTGGTGCTTGAAGCAAAACGGATTTCAAAGTTTTATGGTGAGCGCGTTATTGTTAAAGATTTTTCATTGCGTCTGCAGCGTGGTGACAAGATTGGCATTGTAGGCCCCAATGGTGTTGGAAAAACAACGCTGCTTTCTGTTTTGATTGGCCGCGAGTTGGCAGATGGTGGGGTGATTAAGCATGGGGTTAATGTGACCATGGCTTTGCTTGATCAACAGCGGATTTTAAATGAGGAAGAAACTTTAGCGCATTATTTGACAGGAGGCAGGGGTGATAGTGTGCTCATTAATGGGCAACAGCGCCATGTTGTTTCTTATCTTAAAGATTGTTTGTTTTTACCCGAACAAGCTTATACCCCTATTAAAGAATTATCAGGGGGGGAAAGAGCCCGTTTAATGTTAGCGCGACTTTTATTACAGCCTGCAAATTGTTTGATTTTAGATGAACCAACCAATGATCTTGATATGGAAACATTGGATTTGCTGCAAGAGCTCATTGCTGATTTTGCGGGGACAGTGATAGTGGTGAGCCATGATAGAGATTTTTTAGATCGAACCGTGTCTCATATCTTGGCACCTGAAGGCAATGGGCGCTGGATAGTTTATGCTGGTGGCTATAGCGATATGATGGCACAAAGAAAGCAGACTGAGCTTTTGCAGCGTCAAGAAGTGCACAAGCCTATTGCACGTGATCGGAAAAAACAAACAGCCTCTTCCTCAAAGGCAGTGCTACGCAGATTATCTTATAAACAGGTTTATGCACTGGAGCACTTGCCTGAACACATAACGCTTTTGCAAAATGAGATTAGAAATCTTGAAAAAGAATTATCTGATCCTTCACTTTATAATTGTGATCAGAATCGTTTTGAGTGTTTATCTGCGACACTTGAAGAGAAAAAGAATTTATGCATGCAAAAGGAAGAAGAGTGGTTGGATCTTGAACTTTTGCGTGAAGCTATTGAAAAAGATAATTGCTTAAATTAA
- a CDS encoding glycine zipper domain-containing protein: MLKSILTMTVIAIVGLSSVACTTTEQTVAGYGVGGAALGALAGTAISGSSSGAVPGAAIGAIAGTVTGAAAAQKKQQMPQQVQLCTYRDVRGQLYQAPCPQPVQPMPQLCTYRNTRGQLYQAPCPQPVQPY; this comes from the coding sequence ATGTTAAAGTCAATTTTAACAATGACGGTTATTGCAATTGTTGGGTTGAGTTCGGTAGCTTGCACAACAACTGAGCAAACAGTTGCAGGATATGGTGTTGGTGGCGCTGCATTAGGTGCTTTGGCCGGAACAGCAATTAGTGGAAGCAGTTCTGGAGCGGTTCCAGGTGCAGCAATTGGCGCCATTGCAGGTACAGTAACAGGTGCTGCTGCTGCTCAGAAAAAACAGCAAATGCCTCAACAGGTACAGTTGTGTACTTATCGTGATGTGAGAGGTCAACTTTATCAAGCTCCTTGCCCACAGCCCGTACAACCAATGCCACAATTGTGCACCTATCGTAATACGAGAGGTCAGCTTTATCAAGCTCCTTGCCCGCAACCCGTACAGCCTTATTAA
- a CDS encoding thiamine diphosphokinase yields MTTFTILLNGDICITDRLLNQIRKSRVIAADGGIRHAAALNVVPELWLGDFDSCDQILLHAYGDIPREVFPADKDATDGALACQRALREGAKRLILCGAFGGDRSDHSLSHMMQAIAMEEQGISVLLTSGREEGWPIVSKSFSCDLPDGCLFSIIGFSDLQGLTMSGVQWPLLDQNVPFGSSLTLSNRVCGIFYCHLYYGKAIILASIHSAQSSS; encoded by the coding sequence ATGACAACATTTACAATATTGTTAAATGGAGATATTTGTATCACCGATCGTTTGCTCAATCAAATTCGCAAAAGCCGAGTGATTGCTGCTGATGGTGGGATACGTCATGCTGCAGCATTAAATGTGGTGCCTGAACTTTGGTTAGGGGATTTTGATTCTTGTGATCAGATTTTACTGCATGCATATGGTGATATTCCCCGTGAAGTTTTTCCTGCCGATAAAGATGCAACAGATGGCGCATTAGCATGTCAGAGAGCTTTACGCGAAGGTGCCAAACGGCTTATTTTATGCGGTGCTTTTGGGGGCGATCGCAGTGATCATAGCCTTTCTCATATGATGCAAGCAATAGCTATGGAAGAACAAGGCATTTCGGTTTTGTTGACCAGTGGTCGCGAAGAGGGATGGCCGATTGTGTCAAAGTCTTTTTCGTGTGATTTACCTGATGGTTGCCTGTTTAGTATTATCGGATTTTCTGATTTGCAAGGTTTAACAATGTCAGGTGTTCAATGGCCTCTTTTGGACCAAAATGTGCCTTTCGGGTCTTCTTTGACACTTTCTAACCGTGTGTGTGGAATTTTTTATTGTCATTTATACTATGGTAAAGCTATAATATTAGCGTCTATACATTCTGCGCAAAGTTCTTCTTAA
- a CDS encoding M48 family metalloprotease: MIQGIRFFQQIFSSLRKIWPIAIISFLFLLSACHTIFQVNDKLDSPPPPALEDHTSKIADQTNNTNDLYTTLGATYHLRILQTYGGEYYNPKLEHMLAKIVNRLTAVSQNPDQTYHVTILDTENINAFALPGSYIYVTRGMLALANDTSEVAAILAHEIAHITANHGILRLQKEIELKLADHTATDMLGPSSAKSHNILKDKKQLAQFTRSQELQADSIGIEMLNQAGYDPFAFPRFLKSMEAYSDFRDSSPSTNVSLDFLATHPTTPQRIQLAIKKAHEISAPNIGETDRSTFLKYIDGMIFGGSLHEGYIRGNQFIHPQLRIAFSFPNNFTINTSGHAVVASGPDKTAIRFDAVPLPENMSASDYLKSGWVAGLDQTSVKPITIQGLAAAYAHASNEHWQFDIVVILIKGQVLRFLTAAPHHPEDFNHITKSTIKSFHLLSSRALSKLKPLKLRVIRVKKGESVADLAEKMQDTVHKEKLFRIMNALSPTQILHAEERVKIIAE, translated from the coding sequence ATGATCCAAGGCATCAGATTTTTTCAGCAAATATTTTCTTCTCTTAGGAAAATCTGGCCAATAGCGATCATAAGCTTCCTGTTTTTATTGTCTGCATGCCACACTATTTTCCAGGTAAATGATAAACTTGATTCTCCCCCCCCTCCTGCTTTAGAAGATCACACCAGCAAAATAGCCGACCAAACCAACAACACAAATGACCTCTATACTACATTGGGTGCTACGTACCATTTACGTATTTTGCAAACATATGGCGGCGAATATTACAATCCAAAACTTGAACATATGTTAGCAAAAATCGTAAACAGGCTGACAGCTGTTTCACAAAATCCTGATCAAACCTATCATGTCACTATTTTAGACACAGAAAATATCAATGCATTTGCCCTTCCAGGCAGCTATATTTATGTTACCCGTGGCATGTTGGCATTGGCAAATGATACGTCAGAAGTTGCAGCAATCTTAGCCCATGAAATAGCACACATTACAGCCAATCATGGCATTTTGCGTCTTCAAAAAGAAATTGAGCTAAAACTTGCAGATCATACTGCCACAGACATGCTAGGGCCTTCTAGTGCCAAATCGCACAATATTTTGAAAGATAAAAAACAACTGGCACAATTTACGCGCAGTCAAGAACTCCAAGCTGATTCAATTGGCATCGAAATGCTCAACCAAGCCGGTTACGACCCATTTGCATTTCCACGTTTCTTAAAATCAATGGAAGCTTATAGTGACTTTCGCGATAGCTCACCTTCCACAAATGTTTCCCTTGATTTTTTGGCAACCCATCCAACCACTCCACAACGAATCCAGCTTGCTATAAAAAAAGCTCATGAAATCAGTGCGCCTAACATTGGAGAAACAGATCGTAGCACTTTTTTAAAGTATATTGATGGTATGATTTTTGGTGGAAGCCTTCACGAAGGGTATATCCGAGGAAACCAATTTATTCACCCACAATTGCGTATAGCTTTTTCTTTTCCCAATAATTTTACCATCAACACATCAGGGCACGCTGTTGTCGCCAGTGGTCCAGATAAAACCGCCATTCGTTTTGATGCAGTACCCCTACCTGAAAACATGTCTGCTAGTGATTATCTGAAAAGTGGATGGGTCGCAGGACTCGATCAAACTTCTGTCAAACCAATCACCATCCAAGGTTTAGCCGCAGCTTATGCCCATGCATCCAATGAACATTGGCAATTTGATATTGTTGTCATTCTCATTAAAGGCCAGGTCTTGCGTTTTCTTACTGCCGCCCCTCATCACCCTGAAGACTTTAATCATATTACCAAAAGCACAATCAAAAGCTTTCATTTACTTTCATCGCGAGCATTAAGTAAGCTAAAACCTCTAAAGCTTCGTGTCATACGCGTAAAAAAAGGAGAAAGTGTTGCAGACCTTGCTGAAAAAATGCAAGATACAGTCCATAAAGAAAAACTATTTCGTATTATGAATGCACTCTCTCCAACCCAAATTTTACATGCGGAAGAACGTGTCAAAATCATTGCTGAGTAG
- a CDS encoding RNA polymerase factor sigma-32 codes for MRNLSNAVYKSSKNYSDVDKSLGRNMMRSAMQAPYLEKKKEHDLALRWKDKRDDNAMHQIAAAHMRLVISIASRFKRFKMPLSDLVQEGYVGLLEAAARFEPDRDVRFSTYATWWIRASIQDYILRNWSIVRGGTSSSQKALFFNLRRLRAQLVQDDSTMTKQDIFRVISEKLGVSVNDVETMDFRFSGTDNSLSMSVSENDGNSVTKMDTLVDEQPLPDSLIEKVIDGQRRTQWLYDALKILNERELEIIRFRRLNEESATLEFLGEKLGISKERVRQIEARALQKLRSALLNVNPADAYEV; via the coding sequence ATGCGTAATCTTTCAAATGCAGTTTACAAAAGTAGCAAAAATTATAGCGATGTTGATAAAAGTTTGGGACGTAATATGATGCGTTCTGCAATGCAGGCACCTTATCTTGAGAAGAAGAAGGAGCATGATTTAGCTTTACGTTGGAAGGACAAGCGTGATGATAATGCTATGCATCAAATTGCAGCAGCTCATATGCGTTTGGTTATTTCAATTGCTAGTCGTTTTAAGCGCTTTAAAATGCCATTAAGTGACTTGGTTCAAGAAGGGTATGTGGGGCTCTTAGAGGCGGCTGCGCGTTTTGAGCCTGACCGAGATGTACGTTTTTCGACCTATGCAACGTGGTGGATTCGTGCTTCTATTCAAGATTATATTTTGCGCAATTGGTCGATTGTTCGAGGGGGAACGAGTTCTTCTCAAAAAGCTCTTTTCTTTAATCTTCGGCGTTTGCGGGCTCAATTGGTGCAAGATGATAGCACCATGACCAAACAGGATATTTTTCGTGTCATTTCTGAAAAGCTTGGTGTTTCAGTAAATGATGTTGAAACAATGGATTTCCGCTTTTCTGGTACTGATAATTCATTGAGTATGTCTGTTTCTGAAAATGATGGCAATTCAGTTACTAAAATGGATACTTTAGTAGATGAACAGCCTCTTCCTGATTCTTTAATTGAAAAAGTGATTGATGGTCAAAGACGTACACAGTGGCTTTATGACGCTTTAAAAATTTTGAATGAACGAGAGCTTGAAATTATTCGTTTCCGCCGTTTAAATGAAGAAAGTGCTACTTTAGAATTTTTAGGCGAAAAATTAGGAATTTCAAAAGAACGGGTGCGCCAGATTGAAGCGCGCGCTTTACAAAAGCTACGTTCTGCTTTGCTTAATGTTAACCCAGCTGATGCTTATGAAGTGTAA
- the fdxA gene encoding ferredoxin FdxA gives MAYVVTDNCIQCKYTDCVEVCPVDCFYEGENMLVIHPDECIDCGVCEPECPAEAIKPDTEPGLEKWLELNREYATKWPNLTTQKNPLPQAKEMDGIPNKLEKYFSENPGSGE, from the coding sequence TTGGCCTACGTTGTAACCGATAATTGTATCCAGTGTAAGTACACTGATTGTGTTGAAGTTTGCCCTGTTGATTGTTTTTATGAAGGTGAAAATATGCTTGTCATTCACCCTGATGAATGCATCGACTGTGGTGTATGCGAACCAGAATGCCCTGCTGAAGCCATTAAGCCTGATACAGAACCTGGGTTAGAAAAATGGTTAGAACTCAATCGTGAGTATGCAACTAAATGGCCCAATTTAACCACCCAGAAAAATCCTCTTCCTCAAGCAAAAGAAATGGATGGTATTCCTAATAAATTAGAAAAGTATTTTTCAGAAAATCCAGGAAGTGGTGAATAA